The following coding sequences lie in one Mucilaginibacter sp. KACC 22773 genomic window:
- a CDS encoding response regulator transcription factor, producing MKTILLIEDNDDIRENTCELLELEGYKVILALNGKTGLLLAAEHLPDLILCDIMMPGADGYEVFGELQSNPSTGHIPFIFLTASAEKKDVAAGLQMGASGYIRKPFEPEELFEAIKLCFDKPTV from the coding sequence ATGAAAACGATTCTGTTGATCGAGGATAACGATGATATCCGCGAAAATACCTGTGAACTGCTCGAACTGGAAGGCTATAAGGTCATCCTGGCGTTAAATGGCAAAACCGGTCTGTTACTGGCGGCTGAGCACCTGCCTGACCTGATACTTTGCGATATCATGATGCCCGGCGCAGATGGCTATGAGGTCTTTGGCGAACTGCAGTCCAATCCTTCTACCGGGCATATCCCCTTCATTTTTTTAACAGCCAGTGCTGAAAAAAAAGACGTGGCGGCAGGGCTGCAAATGGGTGCCAGCGGATACATCCGCAAGCCTTTTGAGCCCGAAGAACTTTTCGAAGCGATTAAACTGTGTTTTGATAAGCCGACCGTTTAA